A genomic segment from uncultured Desulfuromonas sp. encodes:
- a CDS encoding OmpH family outer membrane protein has translation MKRIVMAVLICLSLVATAGAADVKLGYVDLQKALTMSAAGQSAKAKMDGEIKAIEDEVKQRESDLRALQESLQKQAAMLSAEARQEKELDFKQQVKDHQRYVKDKQEEMRSKEMTYTQQILRDLGAQVVTLSKDKGITMMFEKSQLVYAIDAIDYTDALIKAYDAAYKDSHK, from the coding sequence ATGAAACGTATTGTTATGGCAGTCCTGATCTGTCTGAGCCTGGTGGCAACAGCTGGTGCCGCCGATGTTAAACTCGGCTATGTCGATTTGCAAAAAGCATTGACCATGTCGGCAGCAGGACAATCTGCCAAAGCAAAAATGGATGGTGAAATCAAGGCTATTGAGGATGAAGTCAAGCAGCGTGAGTCTGATTTGCGTGCCCTGCAAGAGTCGTTGCAGAAACAGGCCGCTATGCTGAGTGCTGAAGCACGTCAGGAAAAAGAGCTGGATTTCAAGCAGCAGGTTAAAGACCACCAGCGTTATGTTAAAGACAAGCAAGAAGAGATGCGCAGCAAAGAGATGACCTACACCCAGCAGATTTTGCGTGACCTTGGTGCTCAGGTCGTGACGTTGAGCAAGGACAAAGGGATCACCATGATGTTTGAAAAAAGTCAGCTGGTGTATGCCATTGATGCGATTGATTATACTGATGCGTTGATCAAAGCTTACGACGCCGCCTATAAAGACAGTCATAAGTAA